From one Lycorma delicatula isolate Av1 chromosome 2, ASM4794821v1, whole genome shotgun sequence genomic stretch:
- the LOC142319155 gene encoding 23 kDa integral membrane protein-like: MTTLGSSQYYIGQFKTHYSIIFYIVIIVLFAICGLCLFILGCWFKISLSFLSNISTDLAVTIPVSIIILGFIIFIVSLIGMLFEKKPKHLLLYGYSLLFFFAILLVLYLSIYFYSPDSGNSLVDELISFMVAYRPKHVNMMDEIQTKFVCCGIEDPNDWLKMKLERIPQSCCIVEPCNTFDKRKIYTEGCRKSIKCFILEKKSWLLMFLFPSVLVAFFAIIVTINLANKLTRQEYERVE, encoded by the exons ATGACAACCTTAGGTTCATCTCAGTATTATATAGGGCAATTTAAGACTCactattccattattttttacattgtcatCATAGTCTTGTTTGCT aTATGCGGcttgtgtttatttattcttgGATGCtggtttaaaatatcattaagttTTTTGAGTAACATTTCAACCGATTTGGCAGTTACTATTCCTGTTTCAATTATAAttcttggttttattatttttattgtaagtctTATAGGAATGCTGTTTGAAAAGAAACCAAAACATCTTCTTctg tatggATATTCATTGTTGTTCTTCTTTGCAATACTACTTGTCCTTtacttaagtatttatttttattcacctgATTCAGGTAATTCTTTAGTAGACgaattaatatcatttatggtAGCTTACAGACCAAAACATGTAAATATGATGGATGAAATTCAGACTAAG TTTGTTTGTTGTGGAATAGAGGATCCAAACGAttggttaaaaatgaaattagaaagaATTCCACAGTCTTGTTGTATAGTTGAACCTTGCAACacttttgataaaagaaaaatctatactGAG ggttgtagaaaaagtataaaatgctTTATTCTTGAAAAGAAATCTTGGCTACTTATGTTTCTGTTTCCGTCTGTTCTTGTAGCATTTTTTGCTATCATTGTTACAATTAATTTAGCTAATAAACTGACTCGGCAGGAATATGAGAGAGtagaatga